The Acropora muricata isolate sample 2 chromosome 5, ASM3666990v1, whole genome shotgun sequence genome includes a window with the following:
- the LOC136917039 gene encoding melatonin-related receptor-like has translation MKKVNDSNVDLQAELALQLATRSGAVIGVEFTFLFLVCLTSVCGNFLIILAIAKTSSLRTTSNYYIASLSLQNLLLSVSFIAFVPAAAIQGRWTSSDAACQFFGFETAMLATGSIYSMALIAINRYFIMLKSSLHRKYFTKRNVAVSIVFSWILSCNFPLSYSLQQNRFDFHPGKGICIFDVSKLTAIDAAFAGVFNIQLPYIVTSVCYFLIYRKVTKHQARLQKPLESGVTRNTRISAHDIRITKVLFSIVLAFTFCWIPFFVIDLLGVVYGQYFAPRSVYLFYSIMSGSSTSVSPILYGVLNQDVKKEITNFLKTFLCLFKRRTVRVHAVATPAIK, from the coding sequence atgaaaaaagttAACGATAGTAATGTGGACTTGCAAGCCGAGTTGGCTCTTCAACTGGCAACGCGAAGTGGAGCTGTGATCGGGGTAGAATTTACTTTCCTGTTTCTTGTCTGCTTGACAAGTGTCTGTGGAAACTTCCTTATTATCTTGGCGATAGCGAAGACTTCATCTCTGAGAACAACTTCAAACTATTACATCGCTTCACTGAGCCTGCAAAACTTGCTATTGTCTGTGAGCTTCATTGCTTTTGTCCCAGCAGCAGCCATTCAAGGAAGGTGGACCAGCAGTGATGCAGCTTGTCAgttttttggatttgaaactgCAATGTTAGCAACAGGCTCCATTTATAGCATGGCACTTATTGCAATAAATCGATACTTCATCATGCTGAAATCAAGCCTTCATCGGAAATACTTTACAAAGCGGAACGTTGCTGTTTCGATTGTCTTTTCGTGGATTTTGTCTTGCAACTTTCCTCTGTCCTATTCGCTTCAACAAAATAGGTTCGACTTCCATCCGGGTAAAGGCATTTGTATCTTTGATGTAAGTAAGTTAACTGCCATCGACGCTGCTTTCGCGGGTGTCTTCAATATCCAGTTACCATATATTGTAACGTCTGTTTGTTATTTCTTGATCTACCGTAAAGTGACGAAACACCAGGCGCGATTACAGAAACCTCTGGAGTCAGGCGTGACCAGAAATACTCGCATATCAGCGCATGATATCAGAATCACAAAAGTGCTCTTTAGCATAGTTTTGGCCTTTACTTTCTGTTGGATTCCATTCTTCGTCATCGATTTGCTTGGTGTAGTTTATGGACAATATTTTGCACCGCGCTCAGTATATCTTTTTTACAGCATCATGTCTGGGAGTTCTACTTCTGTCAGTCCCATACTTTATGGAGTTTTAAACCAAGACGTGAAAAAGGAAATAACAAATTTTCTTAAAacatttttgtgtttgtttaagAGAAGAACTGTCAGAGTTCATGCGGTTGCAACTCCAGCAATTAAGTAG
- the LOC136918227 gene encoding NTF2-related export protein 2-like: MATKVDGFRNAAEQATQAGEEFSNVYYETFDKRRHLMSKLYSSDTTIVWNGNVVKGGSDVVTEFFNGLPATEHTLHSLDCQPVSDHAIPGQTTVLVIVEGLVKFDGHKAELFSQNFLLTAEGGKVWKVASDCFRFIT; encoded by the exons ATGGCGACTAAAGTTGAT GGGTTTAGAAATGCAGCGGAACAAGCAACGCAAGCAGGCGAAGAATTCAGTAACGTTTACTATGAAACGTTCGATAAACGACGCCAC CTCATGTCAAAATTGTATTCATCTGATACAACGATAGTCTGGAATGGCAATGTCGTGAAAGGTGGCTCCGATGTTGTGACAGAGTTTTTCAATGGTCTTCCTGCTACAGAACACACGCTTCACTCTCTTGACTGCCAGCCAGTATCAG ATCATGCAATTCCTGGTCAAACTACGGTCCTAGTTATTGTTGAAGGATTAGTGAAGTTTGATGGTCACAAAGCTGAACTTTTCTCACAAAATTTCCTTTTAACTGCTGAAGGTGGAAAAGTATGGAAGGTGGCAAGTGACTGCTTCAGATTTATAACATGA
- the LOC136918225 gene encoding protein SGT1 homolog, translating into MASELIREGNEAFVDDNYDLAVKKYTEAIQLSGSDAEFFLKRAAAHMKLGQFEQAAADGSAAVNLQPKNSKAHARKGIALFNLEDYEAAKQSFADALQLDKDNKELQTWIGKCNDQLGSNVENCGAGVAEKVEDVPQKFSNKASEEALQPAATMQSSNPAVCVAEATTSADSSMSVPADSEMQPLHEQPQAPAAPPKPRFDWYQTETHVVVTLMIKKSKKENVNVDYGEKTLSVTVKLPSGSEFVLDLDLSHTIVPAQCKTVIMSTKIELKMKKAEAIRWSSLEAEDEIQPKPPTKNDKSSDLPDVHKYPSSRHVGKDWDKVAAQIAKEEKDEKLEGDAALNQLFQQIYGDGSEEVRKAMNKSFVESGGTVLSTNWDEVKRGHVDCKPPDGMEWKTWEK; encoded by the exons ATGGCGAGTGAACTGATAAG agagGGCAACGAAGCCTTCGTAGATGATAACTATGATCTCGCTGTCAAG AAATACACGGAGGCCATACAGCTCAGTGGATCTGATGCTGAATTCTTCTTAAAACGGGCAGCAGCTCATATGAAGCTGGGACAGTTTGAAC AGGCAGCTGCAGATGGGTCAGCGGCTGTCAACTTACAGCCAAAAAACAGCAAAGCCCATGCAAGAAAAGG AATAGCTCTCTTTAATCTTGAGGATTACGAAGCCGCTAAACAGTCCTTTGCAGATGCTTTACAACTTGACA aAGACAACAAGGAATTACAGACATGGATTGGAAAATGCAATGATCAACTGGGTT CCAATGTTGAGAATTGTGGAGCAGGTGTTGCAGAGAAGGTAGAAGACGTTCCACAAAAG TTTAGCAACAAAGCCAGTGAAGAAGCCTTGCAACCTGCAGCAACAATGCAAAGTTCCAACCCTGCTGTCTGTGTTGCAGAAGCTACAACTTCAGCTGATTCCTCCATGTCAGTTCCTGCAGATTCAGAGATGCAGCCTCTTCATGAACAACCACAGGCTCCCGCAGCACCTCCTAAACCACG GTTTGATTGGTACCAGACAGAAACTCATGTGGTTGTAACATTAATGATCAAGaagtcaaaaaaggaaaatgtaaaTGTGGATTATGGAGAAAAAACT TTAAGTGTGACTGTGAAGCTTCCAAGTGGCAGTGAGTTTGTCTTGGATCTTGATCTTTCTCATACAATAGTTCCAGCACAGTGTAAGACAGTAATCATGTCAACAAAG ATTGagctgaaaatgaaaaaggcTGAAGCTATCAGATGGTCTTCTCTTGAGGCTGAAGATGAAATTCaaccaaaaccacctacaaaaaaTG ACAAATCGAGTGATTTACCAGATGTGCACAAATACCCATCATCAAGACATGTTGGCAAAGACTGGGATAAAGTTGCAGCTCAGATTGCAAAGGAGGAAAAAGACGAGAAACTGGAAGGGGATGCAGCGTTAAACCAGTTATTCCAGCAGATTTATGGAGATGGAAGTGAGGAAGTTCGTAAGGCCATGAATAAGTCATTTGTGGAGTCAGGTGGAACTGTATTAAGCACAAACTGGGATGAGGTGAAACGAGGACATGTTGATTGTAAACCACCTGATGGAATGGAATGGAAAACTTGGGAGAAATGA